A section of the Pimelobacter simplex genome encodes:
- a CDS encoding KAP family P-loop NTPase fold protein, which yields MTALPLWSDDPAGVDLLSFDAVAETLADALLDDSLDPVALGLSGSWGSGKTTVLGLVAQELDRRKTNEQKVLVVQTDPWRYDPATGIKESLIAEVLGALGREVAGSAAATDKAKNLLARLGRRIDWAKALKLAATSSLMLQIPSVGSIVDLVKPAEGEEDEPRGLEAFRDEFAELMASDDLQHLRAVVVLVDDLDRCLPETVVDSLEAIRLFLAVPKMSFVIAADEERVADAIRTRFRSSGAPDDEDDRHDPATLYLHKIVQTTIPLPALSYFDTQAYLLLLQLQSATDQSVLDQLIGRCTEVRKAGGSVDDIGDIQGLSMDNELAFAARLTPLLYEKLQGNPRYIKRFLNDLHVRQAVASRRGISLDPSVVAKLMALEALMKPEFKLLLGWFAKGEMKDQLAGLEEAAGRPVAVGGAAEDSGDDATAETDVEQTTKKQPAKKAAAKATSAVADYSQAMIRWAKLAPPLSGLDLAPYLTLAASFAGVTLVDESLPEQLRDIAANLLSESRREQASVSDGDLDALGDGDATDLLRHIGRTMRDQPAKQKAAINAILRIANRRHSVAGDARDALLMLPTSEITFATPIQFKATDPAEVRSVLTTWKGRVNDDRVKRAIDTALTPQATS from the coding sequence ATGACCGCACTGCCGCTCTGGTCCGATGACCCTGCTGGTGTCGACCTCTTGTCCTTCGACGCCGTCGCCGAGACCCTCGCTGACGCGCTCCTCGACGACAGCCTCGACCCGGTGGCCCTTGGTCTCTCCGGAAGTTGGGGAAGCGGCAAGACAACGGTTCTCGGCCTCGTTGCTCAGGAACTCGATCGCCGCAAGACCAACGAACAGAAGGTCTTGGTTGTCCAGACGGACCCCTGGCGGTACGACCCGGCAACGGGGATCAAGGAATCGCTCATCGCCGAGGTGCTTGGTGCGCTGGGACGAGAAGTTGCCGGGTCGGCTGCGGCGACCGACAAGGCCAAGAATCTCCTCGCTCGACTCGGCAGGCGGATTGACTGGGCGAAGGCCCTGAAGCTGGCCGCCACTTCCTCGCTGATGTTGCAGATTCCCAGCGTTGGAAGCATTGTCGACCTCGTCAAACCCGCCGAGGGCGAAGAGGACGAACCACGCGGGCTGGAGGCTTTCCGCGATGAGTTCGCCGAACTCATGGCGTCCGACGATCTCCAGCATCTACGTGCGGTTGTCGTCCTGGTCGATGACCTCGATCGGTGCCTTCCCGAGACAGTCGTCGACAGCCTCGAAGCCATCCGACTCTTCCTCGCTGTTCCCAAGATGTCATTCGTCATCGCGGCCGACGAAGAGCGCGTCGCAGACGCCATCCGGACCCGGTTCAGGTCGTCCGGTGCTCCTGACGACGAGGACGACCGTCATGACCCCGCAACGCTGTATCTACACAAGATCGTCCAGACGACGATCCCGCTCCCCGCGCTCAGCTACTTCGACACGCAGGCGTACCTTCTGCTTCTTCAACTTCAGTCGGCAACGGACCAGAGCGTTCTCGACCAGCTCATCGGTCGTTGCACCGAGGTCCGCAAGGCGGGTGGATCGGTCGACGACATCGGTGACATCCAGGGCCTGTCGATGGACAACGAGCTGGCCTTCGCTGCCCGCCTGACGCCGTTGCTCTACGAGAAGTTGCAGGGCAACCCCCGCTACATCAAGCGGTTCCTCAACGACCTGCATGTCCGTCAGGCAGTGGCGTCCCGGCGTGGCATTTCGCTTGACCCAAGCGTCGTTGCGAAGTTGATGGCCCTCGAAGCCCTGATGAAGCCGGAGTTCAAGCTTCTTCTCGGCTGGTTCGCGAAGGGCGAAATGAAGGACCAACTCGCGGGTTTGGAGGAAGCAGCCGGGCGACCGGTCGCGGTTGGCGGTGCTGCCGAAGACTCTGGGGATGATGCCACTGCGGAAACCGACGTGGAACAGACTACGAAGAAGCAACCTGCCAAGAAGGCAGCTGCAAAGGCGACGAGCGCGGTGGCCGACTATTCCCAGGCGATGATTCGCTGGGCGAAGCTCGCGCCGCCGCTGAGTGGTCTCGATCTGGCGCCGTACCTAACGCTTGCGGCCAGCTTCGCGGGCGTGACACTCGTCGATGAGAGCCTGCCCGAGCAGCTCCGCGACATTGCTGCGAACCTCCTGTCCGAATCGCGGCGCGAACAAGCATCGGTCTCCGACGGCGACCTCGATGCCCTCGGCGATGGCGATGCCACCGATCTGCTCAGGCACATCGGCCGCACCATGCGTGACCAGCCCGCCAAGCAGAAGGCAGCCATCAACGCGATCCTGCGTATCGCCAACCGACGGCACAGTGTTGCGGGAGACGCACGGGACGCGCTCCTCATGCTGCCGACGAGTGAGATCACCTTCGCTACGCCCATCCAATTCAAGGCGACCGATCCCGCCGAGGTGCGAAGCGTCCTCACGACCTGGAAGGGACGCGTCAACGACGACCGCGTCAAGCGCGCAATCGACACGGCACTCACTCCCCAGGCGACATCCTGA
- a CDS encoding TatD family hydrolase has product MRGLPPIDMHAHIKPEIAPSELDALGSLTFAATRTLDEAEQALTRSDRWTVWGVGCHPGLVGAQKAFDATRFAKLIEHTPFVSEVGLDGSSRVPLSTQQETFAAILSVIQATPRIVSVHSYSATEEVLEALSAIPNRGVVLHWWLGTEAQTARAVDLGCYFSVNASMVRRSEILAWLPAGRVLTETDHPFGDRFVRGVRRPGKVDAVEDAIAKQFGLTPTATRQSLWRNFGALVGTAHCGSALPRPVRVTLAGVV; this is encoded by the coding sequence GTGAGGGGCCTTCCGCCGATCGATATGCACGCTCACATCAAGCCGGAGATCGCTCCGAGCGAGTTGGACGCGCTGGGATCCCTCACCTTCGCTGCTACGCGGACGCTGGATGAGGCGGAGCAGGCCCTCACGCGGTCAGACCGGTGGACGGTCTGGGGCGTCGGTTGTCATCCCGGTCTCGTTGGAGCCCAGAAGGCGTTCGACGCCACGCGCTTTGCAAAGCTGATCGAGCACACTCCCTTCGTGAGCGAGGTCGGGCTAGACGGCTCATCTCGGGTTCCGTTGAGCACGCAGCAGGAAACGTTCGCGGCGATCCTGTCGGTCATCCAGGCGACACCCCGCATTGTGAGCGTCCACAGCTACTCCGCAACAGAAGAAGTGCTCGAAGCGTTGTCAGCCATTCCCAATCGAGGGGTCGTCCTTCACTGGTGGCTGGGCACCGAGGCACAAACCGCACGAGCCGTCGACCTCGGGTGCTACTTCTCGGTCAACGCCTCGATGGTTCGACGCAGCGAGATTCTTGCGTGGCTGCCTGCAGGGCGCGTTCTCACCGAGACCGACCACCCGTTTGGGGACCGCTTTGTGCGCGGCGTCAGGCGGCCGGGCAAAGTGGATGCGGTCGAGGATGCGATTGCGAAGCAGTTTGGGCTGACGCCTACCGCGACTCGGCAGTCCCTATGGCGAAACTTCGGCGCACTCGTGGGCACTGCTCATTGCGGGAGCGCACTTCCTCGGCCAGTTCGGGTCACATTGGCGGGGGTGGTGTAG
- a CDS encoding nuclease-related domain-containing protein, translating into MKLRYAGVCRLCGTELAARVEAIYERPTKTIRCVECPDGAAVALSDASEVQPSPVEKAGDDGGAAGSSARREYERRKAMDEERLRRKWGRLGGIAVALSDEKQSTKAWATGAVGEERLGARLDSLVSESIAVLHDRRIPGTRANIDHIAITTAGMWVVDAKRYKGRPELKVEGGLLRPRVEKLLVGHRDCTKLVDGVLKQVNLVREVVGDIPVTGALCFVEADWPLFGGAFTTRGVHALWPNRLGKLLMDAEGSVDISRIRDELASYFRPA; encoded by the coding sequence ATGAAGCTTCGGTATGCAGGCGTGTGTCGTCTCTGCGGGACAGAGCTTGCCGCCCGCGTCGAAGCCATCTATGAGCGGCCCACGAAGACCATTAGGTGTGTCGAGTGTCCGGATGGGGCTGCCGTGGCCCTCTCTGACGCCTCGGAGGTCCAGCCGTCGCCAGTCGAAAAGGCGGGCGATGACGGCGGTGCCGCGGGGTCGTCGGCTCGGCGCGAGTACGAGCGGCGCAAAGCCATGGACGAGGAGCGTCTCCGTCGGAAGTGGGGAAGGCTGGGCGGCATCGCCGTGGCGCTGTCTGACGAAAAGCAGAGCACGAAGGCGTGGGCGACGGGAGCGGTGGGCGAAGAACGCCTGGGTGCACGGCTCGACTCCCTCGTGTCGGAGTCGATCGCGGTGCTTCACGATCGACGCATCCCGGGGACGAGAGCGAACATCGACCACATCGCCATTACGACTGCTGGCATGTGGGTGGTCGACGCCAAGCGATACAAGGGTCGACCTGAACTGAAGGTCGAAGGCGGCCTCCTTCGTCCCCGGGTCGAGAAGTTGCTTGTCGGTCACCGGGACTGCACCAAGCTGGTCGACGGTGTGCTGAAGCAAGTCAATCTCGTCCGTGAGGTCGTTGGCGACATCCCCGTGACCGGTGCACTTTGCTTTGTGGAAGCCGACTGGCCGCTCTTCGGCGGCGCATTCACGACCAGGGGCGTTCATGCGCTCTGGCCGAACCGGCTCGGGAAGCTGCTCATGGATGCGGAGGGTTCGGTCGACATATCAAGGATCCGGGATGAGTTGGCGTCGTACTTCAGACCCGCCTGA
- a CDS encoding YhgE/Pip domain-containing protein, which yields MNALRIAWTELSRLLSIRMGRITVLALVTVPTIYAGLYLYANHDPYAALNRVPTALVVEDAGSTSADGSTLEAGREVADELVDSGDFGWHEVDRAEAQAGVDDGTYDFALIIPRDFSAALTSSAGSDPEQAKLTMLTNDANSYLSTTIANTVATKVRDAISERVSKEAVSTFLLGIADVRTGLVQGADGAGQLYDGLRDARRGSQQLVGGSEQLATGVGDLQTGATKLRDGLGTLSTKTAALPAQARKLADGARQVAAGDKKVADAGDRVAGAVHDARLAYDRGRGDLADRMDQLGLDPAAQRQLLAIYDRVGGDVHDVDAKAGQVKRQLDKLSSGAAQVAAGADQLAASAPALVDGIDQAHAGSKQLVTGAGKLHTGAGTLHDGTVELRAGLGKLTSGAKGLRDGLTSGLDKVPDTTEKSRQRIAETVASPIDVRSANNAQARNYGAGLAPFFLALAAWIGGYVLFLLVRPLSSRALAANQNSLRIAVGGWLPPALIGAAQMTLAFVVVASVLDVGVVEGMRTWLFMMLISATFVAIVHLMNALLGTPGQFLALVLMVVQLVTAGGTFPWQTIPQPLHWLHDILPMSYAVDGLRQLMYGGDPARATTAVLVLAAYLVGSLALTSLVARRQRVWSTTRVKPTVVL from the coding sequence ATGAACGCCCTGCGCATCGCCTGGACCGAGCTGTCCCGGCTGCTGAGCATCCGGATGGGCCGGATCACGGTGCTGGCCCTGGTCACCGTGCCGACGATCTACGCCGGCCTCTACCTGTACGCCAACCACGACCCCTACGCCGCGCTCAACCGGGTGCCGACCGCGCTCGTCGTCGAGGACGCCGGCTCCACCAGCGCCGACGGGTCCACGCTCGAGGCGGGGCGCGAGGTCGCCGACGAGCTGGTGGACTCCGGGGACTTCGGCTGGCACGAGGTCGACCGGGCCGAGGCCCAGGCGGGGGTCGACGACGGCACCTACGACTTCGCGCTCATCATCCCGCGCGACTTCTCCGCGGCGCTGACCAGCAGCGCCGGCTCGGACCCCGAGCAGGCCAAGCTGACGATGCTCACCAACGACGCGAACTCCTACCTGTCCACGACGATCGCCAACACGGTGGCCACCAAGGTCCGCGACGCGATCTCCGAGCGGGTCTCCAAGGAGGCGGTGAGCACCTTCCTGCTCGGCATCGCCGACGTCCGCACCGGTCTGGTGCAGGGCGCCGACGGCGCCGGCCAGCTGTACGACGGCCTGCGCGACGCCCGCCGCGGCTCCCAGCAGCTCGTCGGCGGCAGCGAGCAGCTCGCCACCGGCGTGGGCGACCTCCAGACCGGCGCGACCAAGCTCCGCGACGGCCTCGGCACCCTGTCGACCAAGACCGCGGCGCTGCCCGCGCAGGCCCGCAAGCTCGCCGACGGCGCGCGCCAGGTGGCGGCGGGGGACAAGAAGGTCGCCGACGCCGGCGACCGGGTGGCCGGTGCGGTCCACGACGCGCGGCTGGCCTACGACCGCGGTCGCGGCGACCTCGCCGACCGGATGGACCAGCTCGGTCTCGACCCGGCCGCGCAGCGCCAGCTGCTCGCGATCTACGACCGGGTCGGCGGCGACGTCCACGACGTCGACGCCAAGGCCGGTCAGGTCAAGCGCCAGCTCGACAAGCTGTCCTCGGGCGCGGCCCAGGTCGCGGCCGGTGCCGACCAGCTCGCCGCGTCCGCCCCGGCGCTCGTCGACGGGATCGACCAGGCCCACGCCGGCTCGAAGCAGCTCGTCACCGGTGCCGGCAAGCTGCACACCGGCGCCGGCACCCTGCACGACGGCACGGTCGAGCTCCGAGCCGGTCTCGGCAAGCTGACCAGCGGCGCCAAGGGGCTGCGCGACGGCCTCACCTCGGGTCTCGACAAGGTGCCCGACACGACCGAGAAGTCCCGGCAGCGCATCGCCGAGACGGTGGCGAGCCCGATCGACGTACGGTCGGCCAACAACGCCCAGGCCCGCAACTACGGCGCCGGCCTGGCGCCGTTCTTCCTCGCGCTGGCCGCGTGGATCGGCGGCTACGTGCTGTTCCTGCTGGTCCGCCCGCTCTCGTCGCGGGCCCTGGCGGCCAACCAGAACTCGCTGCGGATCGCCGTCGGCGGCTGGCTGCCGCCGGCCCTGATCGGAGCCGCGCAGATGACGCTCGCTTTCGTGGTCGTGGCCTCGGTGCTCGACGTGGGGGTCGTCGAGGGCATGCGCACCTGGCTGTTCATGATGCTGATCTCGGCCACGTTCGTCGCGATCGTGCACCTGATGAACGCGCTGCTCGGCACTCCCGGCCAGTTCCTGGCGCTGGTGCTGATGGTGGTCCAGCTCGTCACCGCGGGCGGCACCTTCCCGTGGCAGACGATTCCGCAACCCCTGCACTGGCTCCACGACATCCTGCCGATGAGCTATGCGGTCGACGGCCTGCGCCAGCTCATGTACGGCGGCGACCCGGCGCGGGCGACCACGGCGGTCCTGGTGCTCGCGGCGTACCTCGTCGGCTCGCTCGCGCTGACCAGCCTGGTCGCCCGCCGGCAGCGGGTGTGGTCGACGACCCGCGTGAAGCCGACCGTCGTCCTCTAG
- a CDS encoding dihydrofolate reductase family protein — translation MRTLIYTAFVSIDGVVEGPGGGEDYRNDGWTFQDIEFRPEAYELKGREQEEAGALMLGRVSYQGFSPVWPSMTEEFPKYNAMPKYVVSTTLGEDDLVDNWGETTILRSLDDVAALKQTEGGPISVHGSATLARGLADAGLIDRYHLLVFPVVLGAGKRMWSETDKDKQQLRLVESETYVNGIQKLCYDVVR, via the coding sequence ATGCGCACCCTGATCTACACCGCGTTCGTCTCGATCGACGGCGTCGTCGAGGGCCCCGGCGGCGGCGAGGACTACCGCAACGACGGCTGGACCTTCCAGGACATCGAGTTCCGTCCCGAGGCCTACGAGCTCAAGGGGCGCGAGCAGGAGGAGGCCGGGGCGCTCATGCTCGGCCGGGTGAGCTACCAGGGATTCAGCCCGGTGTGGCCCTCGATGACCGAGGAGTTCCCGAAGTACAACGCGATGCCCAAGTACGTCGTCTCGACCACCCTCGGCGAGGACGACCTCGTCGACAACTGGGGCGAGACCACCATCCTGCGCTCCCTGGACGACGTCGCCGCGCTCAAGCAGACCGAGGGCGGGCCGATCAGCGTCCACGGCAGCGCCACGCTGGCGCGCGGGCTGGCCGACGCCGGCCTCATCGACCGCTACCACCTGCTGGTGTTCCCGGTCGTGCTCGGCGCCGGCAAGCGCATGTGGAGCGAGACCGACAAGGACAAGCAGCAGCTGCGCCTGGTCGAGAGCGAGACCTACGTCAACGGCATCCAGAAGCTCTGCTACGACGTGGTGCGCTGA
- a CDS encoding ABC transporter ATP-binding protein yields the protein MSMESIAWNQVYRSMNTPDEKRAFNKETAGRILRFARPHRRRLIGFIVLSVVSAALAVATPVLAGRVVNAIVAGDQRDVVVGLALLIAGLAVLDAGFGLLGRWLSSRIGEGLILDLRTAVFDHVQRMPVAFFSRTRTGALVSRLNNDVIGAQRAFSQTLSGVVGNLVTLALTVVVMLGISWQVTLLALVLLPVFVVPARRMGHRLAGVQREAADHNAAMGNQMTERFSAPGATLVKLFGRPEQESAEFAARARRVAQIGVRTAMVQTTFVTALTLVSALAIAVVYGVGGSLALSGSLDAGDVVALSLLLTRLYAPLTALASARVEVMSALVSFERVFEVLDLEPLIQDRPGAGQVPEGPVAVELDDVRFAYPAADKVSLASLESVATLDTRGGEEVLHGITLRAEPGQVVALVGSSGAGKSTIAQLVSRLYDVDAGAVRLAGVDVRDLTAEAIRGAVGMVTQDGHLFHDSIRGNLLLARPEAREEDLWDALTRARLADLVHALPDGLDTVVGERGYRLSGGERQRLTIARLLLKQPRVVILDEATASLDSTSEAAVQAALGEALVGRTALVIAHRLSTIRAADLIAVVEDGRIVEQGTHAELLAAGGRYEELYVTQFAEDGGDLPRSRVS from the coding sequence ATGAGCATGGAGTCGATCGCCTGGAACCAGGTGTACCGGAGCATGAACACTCCGGACGAGAAGCGGGCGTTCAACAAGGAGACGGCGGGCAGGATCCTGCGCTTCGCCCGGCCGCACCGGCGCCGGCTGATCGGGTTCATCGTGCTCAGCGTGGTCAGCGCGGCCCTGGCGGTGGCCACGCCGGTGCTGGCCGGTCGGGTGGTCAACGCGATCGTCGCGGGCGACCAGCGCGACGTCGTGGTCGGGCTGGCGCTGCTCATCGCGGGGCTCGCCGTCCTCGACGCCGGGTTCGGGCTGCTGGGGCGCTGGCTGTCCTCGCGGATCGGTGAGGGGCTGATCCTCGACCTGCGCACGGCGGTCTTCGACCACGTGCAGCGGATGCCGGTCGCCTTCTTCAGCCGGACTCGCACCGGTGCGCTCGTGAGCCGGCTCAACAACGACGTGATCGGCGCGCAGCGCGCGTTCAGCCAGACCCTGTCGGGTGTCGTCGGCAACCTGGTCACCCTCGCGCTGACCGTCGTGGTGATGCTGGGGATCTCCTGGCAGGTGACGCTGCTGGCGCTCGTGCTGCTCCCCGTGTTCGTCGTACCGGCACGGCGGATGGGGCACCGGCTGGCCGGCGTCCAGCGCGAGGCCGCCGACCACAACGCGGCGATGGGCAACCAGATGACCGAGCGCTTCTCCGCGCCGGGCGCAACGCTCGTCAAGCTGTTCGGCCGCCCCGAGCAGGAGTCGGCCGAGTTCGCCGCCCGTGCGCGCCGGGTCGCCCAGATCGGCGTGCGGACGGCGATGGTGCAGACGACCTTCGTCACCGCGCTCACGCTCGTCTCGGCCCTCGCCATCGCCGTCGTGTACGGCGTGGGCGGCTCGCTCGCTCTCAGCGGCTCCCTCGACGCGGGCGACGTGGTGGCGCTGTCGCTGCTGCTGACCCGGCTCTACGCCCCGCTGACCGCGCTCGCGAGCGCGCGCGTCGAGGTGATGAGCGCGCTCGTGAGCTTCGAGCGGGTCTTCGAGGTGCTCGACCTGGAGCCGCTCATCCAGGACCGGCCCGGCGCCGGCCAGGTCCCGGAGGGGCCGGTCGCGGTCGAGCTCGACGACGTCCGGTTCGCCTACCCGGCCGCCGACAAGGTCTCGCTGGCCTCGCTCGAGTCGGTCGCCACGCTCGACACCCGCGGCGGTGAGGAGGTGCTGCACGGCATCACGCTGCGCGCGGAGCCCGGCCAGGTCGTCGCGCTCGTCGGCTCCTCGGGCGCGGGGAAGTCCACCATCGCCCAGCTCGTCTCGCGGCTCTACGACGTCGACGCGGGCGCCGTACGGCTGGCGGGGGTGGACGTGCGCGACCTGACCGCGGAGGCGATCCGCGGGGCGGTCGGCATGGTGACCCAGGACGGGCACCTGTTCCACGACTCGATCCGCGGCAACCTGCTGCTGGCCCGGCCCGAGGCCCGTGAGGAGGACCTGTGGGACGCGCTGACCCGGGCCCGGCTCGCCGACCTCGTGCACGCGCTGCCCGACGGCCTCGACACGGTGGTGGGGGAGCGCGGCTACCGGCTCTCCGGAGGTGAGCGGCAGCGGCTCACGATCGCCCGGCTGCTGCTCAAGCAGCCGCGGGTGGTGATCCTGGACGAGGCGACGGCGTCCCTGGACTCGACCTCGGAGGCCGCCGTCCAGGCCGCGCTGGGCGAGGCGCTGGTCGGGCGGACCGCGCTGGTCATCGCCCACCGGCTCTCGACGATCCGTGCGGCGGACCTGATCGCGGTGGTCGAGGACGGCCGGATCGTGGAGCAGGGGACCCATGCGGAGCTGCTCGCCGCGGGCGGGCGCTACGAGGAGCTGTACGTCACCCAGTTCGCCGAGGACGGTGGAGATCTACCTCGGTCTCGTGTATCTTGA
- the acnA gene encoding aconitate hydratase AcnA produces MASKNSFGAKSTLDVDGKSYEIFRLDAVKGEGLDVESLPFSLKVLLENLLRTEDGADITAEDIKALAGWDENAQPDKEIQFTPARVIMQDFTGVPCVVDLATMREAMADLGGDATKINPLAPAEMVIDHSVMADVFGTPEAFQRNVEIEYERNRERYQFLRWGQGAFDDFKVVPPGTGIVHQVNIEHLARTVFTREVDGELLAYPDTCVGTDSHTTMVNGIGVVGWGVGGIEAEAAMLGQPVSMLIPRVVGFKLSGELPAGSTATDLVLTITEMVRKHGVVGKFVEFYGPGVAALPLANRATIGNMSPEFGSTIAVFPIDDETTTYLRLTGRSEEQIALVEKYAKEQGLWLDPAAEPRYSEKLELDLATVVPSIAGPKRPQDRVQVTDAKTSWRESVLDYVANGDADEAGKESFPASDAPATTVGRPSHPVEVTLEDGTTFTLDHGAVTIASITSCTNTSNPSVMIGAALLAKKAVEKGLTRKPWVKTTLAPGSQVVSDYYDKAGLTPYLDKLGFNLVGYGCVTCIGNSGPLIPEVSAAVNEHDLAVVSVLSGNRNFEGRISPDIKMNYLASPPLVVAYALAGSMDVDLFNDPLGTDTDGNAVYLKDIWPTPAEVESTIAGAINSDMFASSYADVFKGDERWRSLPTPEGNTFTWDEASTYVRKAPYFDGMPDEPAPVTDISGARVLLKLGDSVTTDHISPAGSIKADSPAGKYLTENGVTPRDFNSYGSRRGNHEVMIRGTFANIRLRNQIAPGTEGGFTRDFTVADGPVTTVYDASVNYQAAGTPLVVLAGKEYGSGSSRDWAAKGTSLLGVKAVIAESYERIHRSNLIGMGVIPLQFPAGQSAASLGLTGEETFSFSGITELNEGTTPSTVKVTTDTGVEFDAVVRIDTPGEANYYRNGGIMQYVLRNLLRG; encoded by the coding sequence ATGGCCAGCAAGAACAGCTTCGGCGCCAAGAGCACCCTGGACGTGGACGGCAAGTCCTACGAGATCTTCCGCCTCGACGCGGTCAAGGGAGAGGGCCTCGACGTCGAGAGCCTGCCCTTCTCGCTGAAGGTGCTGCTCGAGAACCTGCTCCGCACCGAGGACGGCGCGGACATCACGGCCGAGGACATCAAGGCCCTCGCCGGCTGGGACGAGAACGCCCAGCCCGACAAGGAGATCCAGTTCACGCCGGCCCGCGTGATCATGCAGGACTTCACCGGCGTCCCCTGCGTCGTCGACCTCGCCACCATGCGTGAGGCGATGGCCGACCTCGGCGGCGACGCCACCAAGATCAACCCGCTCGCGCCCGCCGAGATGGTCATCGACCACTCCGTGATGGCCGACGTCTTCGGCACCCCCGAGGCGTTCCAGCGCAACGTCGAGATCGAGTACGAGCGCAACCGCGAGCGCTACCAGTTCCTGCGCTGGGGCCAGGGCGCCTTCGACGACTTCAAGGTTGTCCCCCCGGGCACCGGCATCGTCCACCAGGTCAACATCGAGCACCTCGCCCGCACCGTCTTCACCCGTGAGGTCGACGGCGAGCTGCTGGCCTACCCCGACACCTGCGTCGGCACCGACTCGCACACCACCATGGTCAACGGCATCGGCGTCGTCGGCTGGGGCGTGGGCGGCATCGAGGCCGAGGCCGCGATGCTCGGCCAGCCGGTCTCCATGCTCATCCCGCGCGTGGTCGGCTTCAAGCTCTCGGGCGAGCTGCCCGCCGGCTCGACCGCGACCGACCTCGTGCTCACCATCACCGAGATGGTCCGCAAGCACGGCGTCGTCGGCAAGTTCGTCGAGTTCTACGGTCCCGGTGTCGCGGCGCTGCCGCTCGCCAACCGCGCCACCATCGGCAACATGTCGCCGGAGTTCGGTTCCACGATCGCGGTCTTCCCGATCGACGACGAGACCACGACGTACCTGCGCCTGACCGGTCGCTCCGAGGAGCAGATCGCGCTCGTCGAGAAGTACGCCAAGGAGCAGGGCCTCTGGCTCGACCCGGCCGCCGAGCCGCGCTACTCCGAGAAGCTCGAGCTCGACCTCGCGACCGTCGTCCCCTCGATCGCCGGCCCCAAGCGCCCGCAGGACCGGGTCCAGGTCACCGACGCCAAGACGTCGTGGCGCGAGTCCGTCCTCGACTACGTCGCCAACGGCGACGCCGACGAGGCCGGCAAGGAGTCCTTCCCGGCCTCCGACGCCCCGGCGACCACGGTCGGCCGCCCGTCGCACCCGGTCGAGGTCACCCTCGAGGACGGCACGACGTTCACGCTCGACCACGGTGCGGTGACGATCGCCTCGATCACCTCCTGCACCAACACGTCCAACCCGTCGGTCATGATCGGCGCCGCACTGCTGGCCAAGAAGGCCGTCGAGAAGGGCCTGACCCGCAAGCCGTGGGTCAAGACCACCCTCGCGCCCGGCTCGCAGGTCGTCAGCGACTACTACGACAAGGCCGGCCTCACGCCGTACCTCGACAAGCTGGGGTTCAACCTCGTCGGCTACGGCTGCGTCACCTGCATCGGCAACTCGGGCCCGCTCATCCCCGAGGTCTCCGCCGCGGTCAACGAGCACGACCTCGCCGTCGTCTCGGTGCTCTCGGGCAACCGGAACTTCGAGGGCCGGATCAGCCCCGACATCAAGATGAACTACCTGGCCTCCCCGCCGCTGGTCGTCGCGTACGCGCTGGCCGGCTCGATGGACGTCGACCTGTTCAACGACCCGCTGGGCACCGACACCGACGGCAACGCGGTCTACCTCAAGGACATCTGGCCGACCCCGGCCGAGGTGGAGTCGACGATCGCCGGCGCGATCAACTCCGACATGTTCGCCTCGTCCTACGCCGACGTCTTCAAGGGCGACGAGCGCTGGCGCTCGCTGCCCACCCCGGAGGGCAACACCTTCACGTGGGACGAGGCGTCGACCTACGTCCGCAAGGCGCCCTACTTCGACGGCATGCCCGACGAGCCGGCCCCGGTCACCGACATCTCCGGTGCCCGCGTCCTGCTCAAGCTCGGCGACTCGGTCACCACCGACCACATCTCGCCGGCCGGCTCGATCAAGGCCGACTCGCCCGCGGGCAAGTACCTCACCGAGAACGGCGTCACCCCGCGCGACTTCAACTCCTACGGCTCGCGCCGGGGCAACCACGAGGTCATGATCCGCGGCACCTTCGCCAACATCCGCCTGCGCAACCAGATCGCGCCCGGCACTGAGGGTGGCTTCACCCGCGACTTCACCGTCGCGGACGGCCCGGTCACCACCGTCTACGACGCCTCCGTCAACTACCAGGCCGCGGGCACCCCGCTCGTCGTCCTGGCCGGCAAGGAGTACGGCTCCGGCTCCTCGCGCGACTGGGCCGCCAAGGGCACCTCGCTCCTGGGCGTCAAGGCCGTCATCGCCGAGTCGTACGAGCGCATCCACCGCTCGAACCTGATCGGCATGGGCGTCATCCCGCTGCAGTTCCCGGCCGGCCAGAGCGCCGCGTCGCTCGGCCTGACCGGCGAGGAGACCTTCTCCTTCTCCGGCATCACCGAGCTCAACGAGGGCACCACGCCCTCGACCGTGAAGGTCACCACCGACACGGGCGTGGAGTTCGACGCGGTCGTCCGCATCGACACCCCCGGTGAGGCGAACTACTACCGCAACGGCGGCATCATGCAGTACGTCCTGCGCAACCTGCTGCGCGGCTGA